A genomic window from Glycine soja cultivar W05 chromosome 10, ASM419377v2, whole genome shotgun sequence includes:
- the LOC114369961 gene encoding transcription factor bHLH128-like, with translation MYLLDWTLLPPCILLRCLKALESQFSLEKLLHIPRDSVPCKIRAKRGCATHPRSIAERQRRTRISGKLKKLQDLVSNMDKQTCYADMLDLAVQHIKGLQTQLQNLHRELENCTCGCKQSK, from the exons ATGTATCTCCTGGACTGGACTCTCTTGCCTCCATGTATCCTTCTTCGTTGCCTGAAAGCCTTGGAATCACAGTTTAGTCTGGAGAAGCTATTGCACATTCCTCGAGATTCTGTCCCTTGTAAAATCCGTGCTAAGCGAGGTTGTGCTACTCATCCCCGTAGCATTGCCGAGCGTCAGAGAAGAACTAGAATCAGTGGCAAGCTCAAGAAATTACAGGACCTTGTATCCAATATGGATAAG CAAACATGCTATGCTGACATGCTCGATTTGGCCGTTCAACATATTAAAGGTCTTCAAACTCAGCTTCAG AACCTTCACAGAGAACTGGAGAATTGCACCTGCGGATGCAAACAAAGCaaataa
- the LOC114371875 gene encoding uncharacterized protein LOC114371875, protein LTIAQSKWNHTSVAILQCFTGSDVIKWRSFYETHDHASKCHYSEVFDHAIRETLCCLGRLKYLSTPEEDEVYSVARLLGDLVAYRASGTGHMELLAALALLQSHGNSTESFEESMEAPEMQIREAEALHKFAEAAYTGPLLDVGRNPFVFPCAWLYRQGILSPWTRNKWHFTPILDGDNWWRGHAAAFLKYVNLPPEALIHGRVSQVKCEAAYFIVVLHQLQSVVIAIRGTETPEDLITDGLCKECTMSVDDLAGLINCNYIHSNIKKNVTSPFPHYGHSGIVEAARELFMQIEGNPEGPDSESYGLLSKLLGFGCECFGYNVCIVGHSLGGAIAALLGLQLYNRYPNLHVYSYGPLPCLDLVVANACSEFVTSIIFGNEFSSRLSTVRLRAAAITSLSQDPKADSAMIFKLAHRFLDVSKYQRNKSKAEDEPEYHSGAIQADLNHQIRRSQCETDNKAGSIEQEVQAIRRDLVTADYGEYMNPFGSEDCLNNGHEQCSLWSDTRARDHIIEIDSSEFTNPFAIDAHSNHDPVSQFIDTVPNSENPSADDPPELYLPGFVIHVVLEKKRPQTDLKTSWRMLEREKCYRAYIANRESFKDIIVSPSMFLDHLPWRCHDALQKILKAQTAKDQVTEPHII, encoded by the exons TTAACCATTGCACAATCCAAATGGAACCACACCTCCGTTGCCATTCTCCAGTGCTTCACCGGATCCGATGTTATCAAATGGAGGTCTTTCTACGAAACCCATGATCACGCTTCGAAATGCCACTATAGCGAGGTCTTCGATCATGCCATTCGTGAGACCTTGTGTTGTCTAGGCCGCCTCAAATACTT GAGTACTCCCGAAGAAGATGAAGTCTATTCAGTTGCACGATTATTGGGTGATCTTGTTGCTTATCGCGCCTCCGGAACCGGCCATATGGAACTCTTGGCAG CTTTAGCTTTACTTCAAAGCCACGGAAACTCTACAGAATCCTTTGAAGAATCCATGGAAGCACCCGAGATGCAAATTAGGGAGGCTGAAGCTCTTCATAAATTTGCTGAAGCTGCATACACA GGTCCATTGCTTGATGTTGGCCGAAATCCATTTGTATTTCCTTGTGCATGGCTGTATAGACAAGGGATTTTGTCTCCTTGGACACGAAACAAGTGGCATTTT ACACCCATACTGGATGGTGATAACTGGTGGCGAGGTCATGCTGCAGCCTTTCTAAAGTATGTCAATTTGCCTCCAGAAGCGCTTATACATGGGCGAGTCAGCCAG GTCAAGTGTGAAGCTGCATATTTTATTGTGGTTCTACATCAACTACAATCTGTAGTAATTGCTATACGAGGAACTGAAACCCCAGAGGACCTAATAACTGATGGGTTATGCAAGGAATGCACCATGTCTGTGGATGACCTGGCTGGCTTGATAAA TTGCAACTACATTCATtctaatataaagaaaaatgtgaCTTCGCCATTCCCCCACTATGGGCATTCAGGCATAGTTGAGGCTGCACGAGAGCTTTTTATGCAGATTGAAGGAAATCCTGAAGGGCCTG ACTCGGAATCCTACGGACTTCTTTCTAAATTACTGGGATTTGGTTGTGAATGCTTTGGGTATAATGTCTGCATAGTTGGGCATTCGCTTGGGGGTGCTATAGCTGCATTGCTTGGACTGCAA CTTTATAACCGCTACCCTAATCTTCATGTTTACTCATATGGGCCACTCCCATGTCTGGATTTAGTTGTGGCAAATGCATGTTCAGAATTTGTTACAAG CATtatatttggaaatgaattttcatCGCGCCTTTCAACTGTGCGGCTAAGGGCAGCTGCAATCACATCACTATCACAAGATCCTAAAGCAGATAGTGCCATGATTTTCAAACTTGCCCATAGGTTTCTAGATGTAAGCAAATATCAGAGAAATAAGTCCAAGGCAGAGGATGAACCTGAGTATCATTCAGGGGCCATCCAGGCAGATCTAAACCATCAGATCCGCAGAAGCCAGTGTGAGACTGATAATAAAG CAGGTAGCATCGAACAAGAGGTTCAGGCTATTAGAAGGGATCTTGTTACTGCTGACTATGGTGAATATATGAATCCTTTTGGAAGTGAAGATTGCCTCAACAATGGGCATGAACAATGTTCTCTTTGGTCTGACACTAGGGCAAGGGATCATATCATTGAAATTGATAGTTCCGAATTTACAAATCCTTTTGCTATAGATGCACATTCAAATCATGATCCAGTGTCTCAGTTTATAGATACTGTTCCAAATTCTGAAAATCCATCTGCGGATGATCCCCCAGAGCTGTATCTGCCTGGTTTTGTAATTCATGTTGTATTGGAGAAGAAAAGACCTCAAACTGATCTTAAGACATCGTGGAGAATGCTAGAGAGGGAAAAATGTTATAGAGCTTACATAGCAAATAGAGAAAGCTTCAAAGATATTATTGTTTCACCATCCATGTTCCTTGACCATCTTCCTTGGAG ATGTCACGATGCCTTGCAAAAGATATTGAAAGCTCAAACTGCTAAAGATCAAGTAACGGAACCTCACATCAtctga